In Thermoanaerobaculia bacterium, the genomic window GTGCCTCGAGATCCTGGCGTCCCAGCAGGACCACAAGTCGTTCCAGAAGATCCTCTACCAGGTCCGGCAGGACGTCGAGTCCGGTTCGTCGCTCGCCGAGTCGATGCGCAAGCACCCCCGGGCGTTCGACGCCCTGTACGTGAACATGGTCGCCGCCGGCGAGTCGGGCGGCATCCTGGACACGATCCTCCAGCGCCTCTCGACCTACATCGAGAAGGCGGTCAAGCTGAAGAGCCAGGTCCGCTCCGCGATGATCTACCCGATCGCGGTCATCACGATCGCGGCGTGCGTCGTCGCGGTGATCCTGCTCAAGGTCATTCCGACGTTCGCCGCGCTCTTCGCGGGCCTCGGAGCCGAACTGCCACTCCCCACGCGCGTCGTCATCGCGGCGTCGAATTTCCTCGCGCGGTACTTCATCTTCGTCATCATCCTGATCGCCGTCGGAATCTACGCGTTCCGCGCGTACTACCGCACCGACAACGGCCGCCACACGATCGACCGCATCCTCCTGCAGCTCCCGATCTTCGGGGAGATCCTGCGGAAGATCGCCGTCGCCCGCTTCTGCCGCACGCTCGCGACCCTGACGTCGTCGGGCGTGCCGATCCTCGACTCGCTCGAGATCACGGCCAAGACCGCCGGCAACGCGATCATCGAGGACGCCATCTTCGCGACCCGCAAGAGCGTCGAGGCGGGCAAGACGATCGCGGAGCCGCTGCGCGACGCGAAGGTCTTTCCGAACATGGTCGTGCAGATGGTGTCCGTCGGCGAGCAGACCGGCGCGCTCGACACGATGCTCAACAAGATCGCCGAGTTCTACG contains:
- a CDS encoding type II secretion system F family protein, with protein sequence MANFVWKGRDRTGAVQEGVLVADTKDLAFATLSRQGIVVSGIREKGKEAALPRAGRRIPSKKVAIFTRQFSVMIDAGLPLVQCLEILASQQDHKSFQKILYQVRQDVESGSSLAESMRKHPRAFDALYVNMVAAGESGGILDTILQRLSTYIEKAVKLKSQVRSAMIYPIAVITIAACVVAVILLKVIPTFAALFAGLGAELPLPTRVVIAASNFLARYFIFVIILIAVGIYAFRAYYRTDNGRHTIDRILLQLPIFGEILRKIAVARFCRTLATLTSSGVPILDSLEITAKTAGNAIIEDAIFATRKSVEAGKTIAEPLRDAKVFPNMVVQMVSVGEQTGALDTMLNKIAEFYEDEVDVAVAGLIKLMEPIMIAILGIVIGGVVIAMYLPMFSLISKIG